The Antennarius striatus isolate MH-2024 chromosome 23, ASM4005453v1, whole genome shotgun sequence genome has a segment encoding these proteins:
- the usp12b gene encoding ubiquitin carboxyl-terminal hydrolase 12 produces MEILMTVRKIASICTMGANASALEKEIGPEQFPVNEHYFGLVNFGNTCYCNSVLQALYFCRPFREKVLAYKVQPRRKESLLTCLADLFNSIATQKKKVGVIPPKKFISRLRKENELFDNYMQQDAHEFLNYLLNTIADLLQEEKSQERQQNGKLVQNGGGGGGGSGSEGGEGEGGKETQQTWVHEIFQGTLTNETRCLNCEAVSSKDEDFLDLSVDVEQNTSITHCLRGFSNTETLCSEYKYYCEQCRSKQEAQKRMRVKKLPMILALHLKRFKYMDQLHRYTKLSYRVVFPLELRLFNTSGDATNPDRMYDLVAVVVHCGSGPNRGHYITIVKSHGFWLLFDDDIVEKIDAQAIEEFYGLTSDISKNSESGYILFYQSRD; encoded by the exons GGCGCCAATGCCTCTGCCTTGGAAAAGGAGATTGGACCGGAACAGTTTCCCGTTAATGAGCACTACTTTGGATTGGTCAAT TTTGGCAACACCTGCTACTGTAACTCGGTGCTGCAGGCGCTGTACTTCTGTCGACCATTTAGGGAGAAGGTGTTAGCTTACAAG gtgcaGCCGCGTCGTAAGGAGTCGCTCCTCACCTGTCTGGCCGATCTGTTCAACAGCATCGCCACGCAGAAGAAGAAAGTCGGAGTCATCCCTCCAAAGAAATTCATCTCTCGactgagaaaagaaaatg aGCTGTTTGACAACTACATGCAGCAGGACGCCCACGAATTCCTCAACTACCTCCTCAACACCATTGCAGACCTGCTCCAGGAGGAGAAGAGCCAGGAGCGCCAGCAGAATGGAAAACTGGTGcagaatggaggaggaggaggaggaggaagtggaagtgaaggaggagaaggggaaggaggaaaggaaacacaacagacatgggtccatgagatCTTTCAGGGAACACTGACAAATGAGACACGTTGCCTCAATTGCGAAGCT GTGAGCAGTAAAGACGAGGACTTTCTGGATCTGTCGGTGGATGTGGAGCAAAACACCTCCATCACACACTGTCTCAG GGGTTTCAGCAACACAGAGACATTATGTAGTGAATACAAATACTACTGTGAGCAGTGTCGCAGCAAACAGGAAGCTCAGAAAAG GATGAGGGTAAAGAAGCTCCCGATGATCCTCGCCCTCCATCTGAAGCGCTTTAAATACATGGACCAGCTGCACCGCTACACCAAACTGTCCTATCGCGTTGTCTTCCCTCTGGAGCTCCGCCTCTTCAACACATCCGGCGACGCAACCAACCCAGACCGCATGTATGACCTGGTGGCTGTGGTCGTACACTGTGGCAG CGGTCCAAACCGTGGACACTACATCACCATCGTCAAGAGCCACGGCTTCTGGCTGCTATTCGATGACGACATTGTAGAA AAAATTGATGCGCAGGCGATCGAGGAGTTCTACGGTTTGACATCGGACATTTCCAAGAACTCAGAGTCGGGGTACAtcctgttctaccagtccagaGACTGA